Within Caldanaerovirga acetigignens, the genomic segment ATTTTTTGGAGGGGTGGGCTTTTTATGTATTATTTCCGGTATGACGGAAAAATACTGGACTTTACAAAGAGCCCTGTCGCGGAAAAAATATTGAAGATGGTGGACAACTGTTTCGTAAAGGAGCGTAAGGACAGAATAACGCTTTTTTCCCTGAATCTTACGATGGCCTGCCCGGGCCATTACAAAGAGGGCAATAAAATGGAGTTTTTCATGCTGCTAAACAGGAAAAAAACTATTCCCACGTGCGACATGTGTTACTTTGGAATGGTGGGACGGGGAGAATTGTGCAGCCTCAATTCCTTTTTCCTTCCCGAGCACTTCCATCACAGAATGGTAAATTTCAAGTCGATAATTCCGCTGCTGCGGTTTAAGGGATATCTGGAATTACCGGTGCCCGACCCCCTGACGTGGAGCTATATAAACTTTCGATATTAAAAAAAGCCGCTTCTAAAACGAAGCGGCTTTTTAAAATGCCTTGAGGGGATGCAAGGCTCTTTGCATTTCTTCTTTTATTTTTTCCAGGTCTTCTGAGGTCTTAGCCTCGCACCGCACTATAAGCTCCGGTCCTGTGTTAGAAGCACGGACAAGGCCCCATCCGTTTGGAAAGAGCACGCGGGCGCCGTCCACGTCAATCATCTGGTATCTTCCCCTGAAGTATTCTTGGACCGCCTTTACTTTAGAAAATTTTTCATCATCGGGGCATGGGACGCGGATTTCTGGAGTGGAGTAATATTTTGGCACATCGGACAGAAGTTCCGAAAGCTTTTTATCGCTTCTTGAGAGAATCCGCAATAACCTGGCGGCAGCGTAAAGGGCGTCGTCGAAACCGTAGTATTCGTCGGCGAAGAACATGTGGCCGGACATCTCGCCGGTAAAAACGGCGCCTATTTCTTTCATCTTGGCCTTAATAAGGGAATGCCCAGTTTTATAAAACATCGGTTTTCCTCCGAGTTTTTCAATTTCTTCAACCAGAGCCTGGGAACACTTTACTTCCACGATGGCTGTGGTACCGGGGTGCTTCGGGAGTATTTCCCGCCAGAAAAGCACCATCAGCATATCGCCGTATATGACGTTTCCGGCATCATCCACCACCCCTATGCGGTCGCCGTCGCCGTCGAAACCTATTCCAAGATCCAGTTTTTCCTTCAATACCAGGTCTTTGAGGTCCTTCAGGTTTTCGGGCTTTACGGGGTCGGGGAAGTGATTGGGAAAGGATGGGTCGGATTCACAGTAAAGCGGGTATGTTTCAACGCCGAGCCGTTTAAATAGCTTTTCTGCGAAAAGCGAAGCGGTGCCGTTGCCGCAATCTATTCCAACCCGCAGGGGTTTTGCGAGCTTTATTTTTTCGCAGATTGTCGATATGTAATCTTCGGTGGGGTCAATGTGCGAAAGGGAACCTTTCCCCCTTTCAAATTCCCCTTTTTCCATCATTGCCCTTATATTCTGGATGTCGTCGCCATAAAGCGTTGCATGGCCGAACGCCACTTTAAATCCGTTGTACTCGGGAGGATTGTGGCTGGCGGTTATCATAACTCCAGGGTTTATGCAGTAATGTATCCTGGAGAAGTAAAATACCGGAGTTATCACTGTCCCCAGGTCTACCACGTCGCACCCCGTGGAAAGCAGCCCTTCTATGAGGGCCTTTTTCAAAGAAGGAGACGAAGACCTGTTGTCGCATCCCACTACCACTTTATTTTCGCCGTTTTTCAGGGCAAAGGTGCCGAAGGCAAGTCCCAAAGTTTTAGCTACTTCTTCATCGATTTCCTCGCCTACGACCCCCCTTATGTCGTACTGCCGGAATATATGGGGATTTAGTTTTTTCATGGATTCCACCTCCTAGAAGCTTTAGTGTAGTCCAAGAAAACTCATCAGTATTGATAAAACTATCTCGAAGGCTATGAGAAATATTATCATCCATTCGAGTCTAGTTCCCCTTTTTGCATGGACAAGGCTAGTGAATACTTCGGTTATATCAAGCAGAGTTTCCGTCTTGTGGCGAATTTTCTCATACCGGTCTTCCAATTCAAACTGCTCCTCTAGTTCGAGATAAAGGTTTTCGCTTTCTTCGTTTACCCATGTTATTTCGGGTTTATCAAGAAGCATTATGTACGATAAGGTGCTGTATTTAAAGCTCAGTATTTTACCGGACAATTTTGCGAGCTTTTCGTCCGATATGTTTAATTTGCCCGTTTCGAGGTAATTTATTATATCTTCGACCGCGTCCATCAGATCATCTATTTGGTCCTCTATTCTAGAAAGTGCTACAGATTTCGCCAAAACCGTTGCTATTATCTCTAAATACATCTCGCCAATTTCCGGCAGTACCGTCCCTTCGTTGTTCACCAGAAACTCCTGTCCAGGATTTACCGTTACAGTATAGTCATCGGTGTAGTCCAGGGACGGTATGGAGGACAGGTTTTTTTCTACTTTCTTTAAATAGTCCAAAAAGTCCATGATTTCGTGGTGCTCGAAGTCTAAAAACACTATCGAGCCAAAGGAAAAGATGTATGCCGATTTTCCATCGGGCATTCGCAAAATGCCCTTTAATTGCTCTTCTGAAAGGACTAGAGGCTCATCCCACTGGTGCTTTTTATTTATGCCAAAATGACTAGACAGGCGATTGATATTTATTTCATTGCACAAAGATGCGGCCAGGAGTTTTATTTTTTTCAATTTAGGAAACCTCCCGTGTCATAAATTATACCATTACACCCTTGCAATCACAATACTGGTGGTATTTGGGGACAATATTTCGCAAATTATAATTGACAGCGAAAAAATATATTATTATAATAAAAAATTGCCAGCCTTAAAAGTGGGTATAAAAGATACAATAAATGAATTAATAGAATACGATAAAATGCTTCAGGGAGGGGTAGCAATGAAAATAAATAATAATTTTAACAGATGGATCTGGCTATTGTTTATAGTTTTTTTAATTCTCGGTCTGATAAATCAATCATTTGGATTGCTGGCCATAATATGCATGATATCCCCAATTGCAGCGGGATTTTTTAAAGGCAGGATATGGTGCGGAAGGTACTGTCCGAGGGGCAGCTTTTACGACCAGGTATTAGCAAGGGTGGGCAAAGAAGGCCGGCGAATTCCGCCTTTGCTTAAAAGAGCCTGGTTTCGCTGGGCCGTTTTTGTTTCGCTAATGGCCTTTATGGCTTATAATCTTTTCCGGGCAGAAAAGACATTAGCCGGAGTAGGTGCGGTTTTCTATACCATGGTAGTTATGACCACCTTTATTGGAACTGTACTTGGGTATTTCTTTTCGCCACGCAGTTGGTGCAAGATTTGTCCCATGGGTACCATTGCTGTATTGGCGCAAAGAGGGGTAAAAGAACCCATTACGTTGGATTCTGAAAGATGTATATCCTGTGGCAAATGCGCTAGATTCTGCCCGATGGAAATTCCGGTGCATTCTTTCAAGGAGGACGGAAAGGTCCTTGACCCCGACTGTCTGAAATGCGGTGTATGCATTAAATCATGCCCGGTCAAGGCATTGCACTTTGGAACAGGCCGCAAAAATGCGGCCTAATTGCGTTAAATTGGCAGGAAGAATTTGAAAAAATGTGCTATAATGATAATGATAAGGAACACTTTTTCGGAGGGCAGTAATGAAGGCTGTCATTTTCGCGGGAGGATGTATAGGAGATTATAGCAGAGTTGAAAAATATTTGAGTGGTGCGAGTTTGATTATTTGTGCCGACAGCGGCATACGCCATGCCTTTAAAATGGGAATTGTCCCGCATTTGATTGTCGGAGACATGGATTCTACATCGGAAGAGGACAAAAAGAAAATAGAGTATTACAAGATAAATAAGCTTTCTTTTCCTAAAGAAAAAGATTTCACCGACACGGAACTGGCCTTGGAAGTTGCATTGCAAGAAGGTGCAGATGAAGCTGTACTGCTTGGGGGATTGGGAGACAGGCCTGATCACAGCCTGGCTAATGTGCTTCTCATGGTAAGTTTTAAAAAAAGGGGACTCGAGCTCACGCTTGCGGGGAAAAATTGGGAGATGTTTTTGGTCGATGGCAAAAGAAAAATAAAGGGCCAAAAAGGACAAATTCTATCCCTTTTACCTGTTACGCCGAAAGTGACCGGGATAAAAACATTAGGGCTTTATTACCCTCTGCAGGATGAGACCCTCCTTATGGGAACCTCAAGGGGAATAAGCAACGTTTTCCTTGATGACGAAGCCGTGGTGGAAATAAGAGAAGGTATGTTAATTGCTGTAAAATGGATTGAAAGCTGAAAATTGCAGGCGGAGAATGCATAATTTTGAGAAAAAGGTGGAATATTATGTTTTCAAAGGACCTTTTTGGAGCCATAGTTAATTCCATCCACGACGGCATAATAGCGATAGACCCCAACGAACGAATAATTATACTAAATCGTTCCGCACAAAAAATTCTAAAGATAGAAGGGGAAAAAGCTCTTGGGGAAAAAGTGAGAGAAGTGGTGCCCAACACCAGGCTTCCAGTTGTGCTTCGAACGGGGACCCCAGAACTCAACCAGTTGCAGGAGCTGGAGGATACTACCATTGTTACTAACCGTATGCCGGTTTTCGACAGCTCGGGCAGGATAATCGGAGCGGTTGCCGTCTTCCGCGATATAACGGAGGTCAAACACCTGGCCGAAGAGGTAACAAATTTGCGAGAGCTTCACGGCCTGCTGGAAGCCATTATAAATTCGACTCAGGATGCCATATCGGTGGTGGACGCTCAGGGTAAGGGAATCCTTGTAAATAAAGCTTACACCAGGATAGTGGGCCTTACGAAGGAAGACGTCATAGGAAAGCCTGCCACCGTCGACATAGCCGAAGGCGAGAGCGTGCACTACCAGGTCTTGAAGACCGGAAAGCCGATAAAGGGCGTTCCGATGAAGGTGGGGCCCAACAAAAGAGAAGTAATAGTTCATGCCGCCCCCATAATTGTTGAAGGCCGTTTAAAAGGCAGCGTGGCCGTAATCCACGATGTTTCTGAGATAAAAAAGCTTACTGAAGAGCTGGAGTACGTAAAGCGGCGGATGAGGCATCTTGAAGCCAAGTACACTTTTGACGACATATTAGGGGAAAGCAGGGCGATAAAGGAAGCCATAGAGGCGGCGAAGAATGCAGCGAAAACCAATGCTACGGTACTTTTGCGGGGTGAAAGCGGAACTGGAAAGGAACTTTTCGCCCACGCCATTCACAACAGCAGCGAACGGAGGCACAACCAGTTCATACGGGTGAACTGCTCGGCTCTGACCGACAGCCTCTTGGGAAGCGAACTTTTCGGCTACGCGGATGGAGCTTTTACCGGTGCCAAAAGGGGCGGCAGGAAAGGGCTTTTCGAGGAAGCCAACGGTGGGACCATATTCCTTGACGAAATAGGGGAAATAGGCCTAAACCACCAAGCCATGTTGCTTAGAGTGCTGAACGAAAAGGAAATCATAAGGGTTGGAGAGAGCAAACCCATTCCGGTGGACGTCAGGGTTATAGCCGCAACCAACATCAACCTGGAGAAGGCTGTGGAAGAGGGGCGCTTCAGAAAGGACCTATATTACAGGCTTAACGTGGTGCCTATATACATTCCTCCTCTCAGGGAGCGCAAAACGGATATCCCCATTTTGGCCGAACATTTTATAAGAAAGTACAACCAGGAGTACGGCAGGGCTGTTGAAGCTATAGATAAGGAAGCGCTCAATGTACTGATGGAGTGTGATTGGCCCGGAAACATAAGAGAGCTGGAGAATGTAATAAGCAGGGCCATAATCAACATGGAATTTGGAGAAAGCGTAATAGAAAAAAGACACCTTCCACGATTTTACTTCCAGCAAAAGCGAAATTATTCCTCTGCGAGTGGCAGCGGTGGATTTTCAAAGCCGCTTAAAGAAATAATTGAAGAAGCCGAAAAGGAAGCCATAAAGGAAGCCCTTGAAAAAACGGGTGGAAATAGGAATGAAGCTGCCAGGATACTAGGAATTTCTGTTAGAAACCTCTTTTACAAACTTAAAAAATATGATCTATAGACCCTGTAATGCAAAGTATTTCATGTAATACCTTGCATGAAGTGCAAAAGTTTGCAGCTTCTGTGGCTCGGAAAAAGGCGGAAAATGCCGCCTTTCTTTTTTTTTAAATTGGCACGAATTTTGCCTTTTATATATTTGCGGAGGTGGTCTGGTGAAATCGCTAAAAGAAATGCTTGAGGTTGCCAGCAGGGCAAATACAAAGACGATAGCAATCGTAAAAGCCGAAGATGAAGATGTATTAAAAGCAGTCAAGGCGGCGAGCGATTTGGGATTGATAAATGGTGTGCTTATAGGAGACAAGGAGAAAATAGAGCCGATATTGGATAGGCTCGGGATGGAAAGACGAAATTTAGAGATTATTGACGAAAAAGATTCTTTCAAGGCTGTAACGCTCGCGGTTGAAATGGCCAAAAAAGGCGAGGTTCAGGCATTAATGAAAGGACTCATACAGACGAGAGATTTTCTAAAGGGCATCGTCTCTGGTGATAAATCCCTCACAGGCGGCCGCCTGTTGAGCCACGTTGCAGTTTTTCAGGTGCCCAATATGGAAAAGCTAATCCTTGTTACCGATGCTGCGATGAACATCGCCCCGGATTTGCCGCAGAAATACCAGATAATGAAAAACAGCTTGAAAGTGGCGCAAAGCTTGGGTATAGAGCGTCCAAAAGTTGCTGTTTTGTCGGCGGTGGAAATAGTAAATCCGTCCATTCCTTCGACGATGGATGCGGCTATCTTGTCCAAGATGGCCCAGAGGGACCGGCTGGACGCCGTAGTGGATGGTCCGCTGGCCCTGGACAATGCGGTGTCGAAAGAAGCCTGCGCTCACAAGGGCATCGATTCTCCGGTAGGCGGTGATGCAGACATTTTGCTGGTACCCGAACTTGTGAGCGGAAATATCCTTTATAAGTCTCTGGTTTATTTTGCCAAAGCCAAAGTAGCGGGGGTTGTGGTAGGGGCTGAAGTTCCGGTGGTGCTGACTTCCCGAGCCGATTCCGATGAGAGCAAGACCTACTCGATTGCGCTGAGCGCGCTTATTGATTAGAGCAAAATAAATTTTCATAAAATTTAAATGGAGGGAGAATAATGGAAATATTTAAAGTGATTGGCGAAATGGGCCATGAGGAGGTAGTTTTCTGCAACGATCCGGAGTCGGGCCTCAAGGCCATAATTGCGGTTCACAATACGAATTTAGGACCTGCTCTGGGCGGATGCCGCATGTGGAGCTACGACTCGGAGGAGGACGCCATAAGGGATGTCCTGCGGCTCTCAAGGGGTATGACCTATAAAAATGCAATGATGAACCTGCCCCTTGGCGGCGGGAAATCGGTAATAATAGGCGATCCGCGGAGGGACAAGTCAGAGAAGCTTTTCAGAGCCTTTGGAAAATTCGTCAACAGTCTTGGTGGCAAGTACATCACCGCCGAAGACGTCGGAACCTGTCCGGAGGACATGAAATACGTGGTGCAGGAAACCTCTTACGTCGCGGGTCTTGATGGAAAGAGCGGAGACCCATCGCCCATCACAGCCTTTGGCGTTTTCCTGGGCATCAAAGCTTGCTGCGAGTGGGTGTACGGCAGCGATGACCTGAAAGGAAAAATTGTGGCTGTACAAGGCCTTGGCCATGTAGGTATGGAACTCGTGAAACTTTTGACGCAAGCCGGTGCAAAGCTGGTGGTCACCGACATATACTCCGACAGGATAAACGCAGCAAAAGAAAAATACGGGGTTGATGCGGTAGAGCCCGACAAAATATTCGATGTGGAATGTGATATATTTGCTCCGTGCGCCCTTGGGGCGGTCATAAACGAGAATACGGTGGATAGACTAAAGTGCAAAATAGTGGCCGGTGCCGCCAATAACCAGCTGAAGGACGAGAGTTTTGCACAAAGGCTAACACAAAGGGGAATCCTTTATGCCCCAGATTACGTGATAAACGGCGGAGGGGTAATCAACGTTTCCATCGAAGTGTCAGGGGAAACTTACAGCCGCGAACTGGTCAACGAAAAGCTTAAGATAATCCCCAAGAGGTTAAAGGAAGTTTTCGAGTTTGCAGAAAAAGAAAAGGTTACCACTGCCAGGGCGGCTGACATGATAGCCGAAAGGATATTCATGAAAAAATTTAATCAAATCAACTAAATCTTCAAGGAATGGAGGAAAGCGCTGGTGGCCTCGGGAATCCTGGCTATAAATCCCGGTTCGACCTCTACCAAGATTGCCGTGTTTGAAGGCGAAGATCTCGTTTTCGAAGAAAAAATCGCCCATTCGACCGAAGAGCTTTCGAAGTTCGATAGCATAGTAGCTCAATACCCTTTCAGGAAAAAGTTAATCCTTGATGTAATAAAATCCAGGAGTTATAATCTGAGTAACCTCAAAGCCGTAGTAGGGCGCGGAGGTCTTTTAAAGCCTTTAGAAGGAGGAACGTATGCCGTAAACCAAAGGATGCTAGAAGACCTGAAAAATTGTGTGTACGGAGAGCATGCTTCCAATTTAGGAGGAATCTTGGCCCACGAAATAGGCCGGGAACTGGGAATACCTGCCTTCATAGTGGACCCGGTGGTGGTGGATGAATTGGAACCTGTTGCAAAAATTACGGGTATTCCCGAGATAAGGCGGCGCAGCGTGTTCCACGCTTTGAACCAGAAAGCCGTGGCAAGGCGCGTCGCAAGGAATATGGGGAAAAGGTACGATGAACTGAATTTAATCGTGGCCCACTTAGGTGGGGGCATTACAGTAGGAGCTCATAAAAGAGGTCGAGTAGTAGAAGTAAACAACGGCCTGGACGGCGAAGGACCTTTTTCACCCGAGAGATCGGGCCGTTTGCCGTTGATGGATTTTGCAAAATTGGTTCTCACGAAGAATTTGACCATAAATGAGATAAAGAAAATGTTGGCGGGCAAGGGCGGACTTGTGGCCTATTTTGGGACCAACGACGCGAGGGAAATAAAAAAGATGATACAGGAAGGCATCGAGGAGGCAAAGCTAGTGTACGAAGCCATGGCGTATCAGGTGGCCAGGGAAATAGGCGCCTGTGCTGCGGTACTCTGCGGAAAAGTTGACGCCGTCATCCTTACCGGGGGGCTTGCCCACGACGAAATGCTGGTGGAATGGATAAAAGAAAGGGTATCCTTTATAGCGCCAGTATACGTTTTCCCTGGTGAGGACGAACTCAAAGCCCTTGCGGAAGGAGCCGTAAGGGTGCTTTCCGGCGAAGAAAGGCCGAAAGAGTACGTTTAAAACTTTTAGAAGATGGGAGGCATGAAATTGAGCAAGATTATCATAGATAAAGACAGGTGCAAGGGCTGTGGCCTTTGCATCGAAGTTTGTCCCAAAAAGGTGCTCTTTTTTGACAATGATTCGGTGAACGTTCTAGGTTATCATCCTGTTGCTGCGAAAGAAGGGTGTATAGCCTGCGGCTTTTGCGCCACCGTGTGCCCTGACGTAGTATTTACGATTTACCGCGAGGAAAAAGGGGGAAAGTAAGTTGGAAAAGGTTCTTATGAAAGGTAATGAAGCTCTGGCTGAAGCGGCCATTAGGGCGGGATGCAAGTGCTTTTTCGGATATCCCATAACGCCCCAGAGCGAACTTCCTGCGTACCTCGCAAGGGAAATGCCGAAAAGGGGCGGGGTTTTTCTGCAAGCCGAAAGCGAAGTGGCGGCCATAAACATGGTGTACGGAGCCGCGGGAGCGGGGGTTAGAGTCATGACATCTTCCTCCAGCCCCGGCATAAGCCTCAAGCAGGAGGGAATATCGTATCTTTGCGGCGCCGAGCTGCCATGCGTGATAGTGAATATCATGAGGGGAGGGCCGGGCCTCGGCGACATTCAGCCCGCTCAGTCGGATTATTTCCAGGCAACCCGCGGCGGAGGCCACGGTGATTACAGGACGATAGTCCTTGCACCTTCATCCGTGCAGGAATTGGTGGATCTGGTGTACGATGCCTTTGACCTGGCGGATATGTATAGAAACCCGGTACTCATCCTCGGCGATGGAATCTTAGGACAGATGATGGAGCCGGTGGTGTTTAAAGAAAGACCTGCAAGGCAGCTTCCGCCGAAGGATTGGGCCACCACAGGCAAGATGGGAAGGCAAAAGGCCAACGTTATAAATTCCCTTTACCTCGACCCCGTAAAGCTCGAAGAGCACAACTTAAAGCTTTTTAAAAAATACCAGGAAATTGAAGCAAAAGAAGCAAGATACGAAATATTAAACGGCGATGACGCCGAGTACTTCGTGGTAGCTTACGGTATCTGCGCCCGAATAGCCCATGCTGCTGTGGAAATGGCTCGGGAAGAAGGCATAAAAGTGGGGCTTATAAGGCCCATAACGCTGTGGCCGTATCCCAAAAAGGCCTTCGAAGAAGTTTTACCAAAAGCCAAAGCATTCCTGACTGTGGAACTGTCTTTGGGGCAGATGGTGGAAGATGTGAAACTCTCGGTAGAAGGGCGCGCTCCGGTGTACTTTTACGGAAGAACGGGTGGTATGGTGCCGACTGCCGAAGAGATATTTGAAGAAATAAAGAAAATGAGGGGGCTTTCCTGATGAAAGTGGTTTTTGAAAGGCCGAAATCCTTACAGCCGGTAAAAACCCATTATTGTCCCGGATGCGGTCACGGTGTTATACACCGGCTGGTGGCTGAGGTAATGGATGAACTTGGCATCCAGGACAAAACCATAGGCGTCGCTCCCGTAGGGTGTGCCGTTTTGGCTTATAACTACTTTGATTGCGATATGCAGCAGGCGGCTCACGGTAGGGCGCCGGCCGTAGCTACAGGAATTAAAAGGGCCCTACCCGACCGGGTGGTGTTTACCTATCAGGGCGATGGGGACCTTGCAGCCATCGGAACCGCGGAAATCGTCCACGCAGCCGCAAGGGGCGAGAATATAACAGTTATATTCGTAAACAATGCCATATACGGAATGACCGGCGGGCAAATGGCGCCCACCACGCTGGTGGGGCAGAAAACCGAAACCAGCCCTTACGGGCGAGATCCGCAAATGGCAGGATACCCGATTAGGGTGTGCGAAATGCTGGCGACCCTGGAGGGGCCTTCGTTTTTGGCCAGGGCCGAGCTCACGGATGTCAAGAATATAAATAAGGCGAAAAGCTATATAAAAAAGGCCTTCGAAATGCAGCTTTCAGGAAAAGGATTTTCTTTAGTGGAAATTTTATCCCCCTGCCCGACCAACTGGGGAATGAAGCCCAAAGATGCGGTGGATTGTATAAAGCACGAAATGGTAAAGGTATTTCCGCCGGGCGTTTTTAAAGAGCCGAAGGAGGGATAGAAAAATGAAGATGGAAATCATTATGGCAGGTTTCGGCGGCCAGGGGATAATGTTGATGGGCGAGATTTTGGCCCACAGCGCGATGCTGGAGGGGCGAGAAGTTTCCTGGATTCCTTCGTACGGTCCGGAGATGAGGGGCGGAACGGCAAACTGCATGGTG encodes:
- a CDS encoding phosphomannomutase/phosphoglucomutase: MKKLNPHIFRQYDIRGVVGEEIDEEVAKTLGLAFGTFALKNGENKVVVGCDNRSSSPSLKKALIEGLLSTGCDVVDLGTVITPVFYFSRIHYCINPGVMITASHNPPEYNGFKVAFGHATLYGDDIQNIRAMMEKGEFERGKGSLSHIDPTEDYISTICEKIKLAKPLRVGIDCGNGTASLFAEKLFKRLGVETYPLYCESDPSFPNHFPDPVKPENLKDLKDLVLKEKLDLGIGFDGDGDRIGVVDDAGNVIYGDMLMVLFWREILPKHPGTTAIVEVKCSQALVEEIEKLGGKPMFYKTGHSLIKAKMKEIGAVFTGEMSGHMFFADEYYGFDDALYAAARLLRILSRSDKKLSELLSDVPKYYSTPEIRVPCPDDEKFSKVKAVQEYFRGRYQMIDVDGARVLFPNGWGLVRASNTGPELIVRCEAKTSEDLEKIKEEMQRALHPLKAF
- a CDS encoding RMD1 family protein — its product is MKKIKLLAASLCNEININRLSSHFGINKKHQWDEPLVLSEEQLKGILRMPDGKSAYIFSFGSIVFLDFEHHEIMDFLDYLKKVEKNLSSIPSLDYTDDYTVTVNPGQEFLVNNEGTVLPEIGEMYLEIIATVLAKSVALSRIEDQIDDLMDAVEDIINYLETGKLNISDEKLAKLSGKILSFKYSTLSYIMLLDKPEITWVNEESENLYLELEEQFELEDRYEKIRHKTETLLDITEVFTSLVHAKRGTRLEWMIIFLIAFEIVLSILMSFLGLH
- a CDS encoding 4Fe-4S binding protein; this encodes MGIKDTINELIEYDKMLQGGVAMKINNNFNRWIWLLFIVFLILGLINQSFGLLAIICMISPIAAGFFKGRIWCGRYCPRGSFYDQVLARVGKEGRRIPPLLKRAWFRWAVFVSLMAFMAYNLFRAEKTLAGVGAVFYTMVVMTTFIGTVLGYFFSPRSWCKICPMGTIAVLAQRGVKEPITLDSERCISCGKCARFCPMEIPVHSFKEDGKVLDPDCLKCGVCIKSCPVKALHFGTGRKNAA
- a CDS encoding thiamine diphosphokinase — translated: MKAVIFAGGCIGDYSRVEKYLSGASLIICADSGIRHAFKMGIVPHLIVGDMDSTSEEDKKKIEYYKINKLSFPKEKDFTDTELALEVALQEGADEAVLLGGLGDRPDHSLANVLLMVSFKKRGLELTLAGKNWEMFLVDGKRKIKGQKGQILSLLPVTPKVTGIKTLGLYYPLQDETLLMGTSRGISNVFLDDEAVVEIREGMLIAVKWIES
- a CDS encoding sigma-54 interaction domain-containing protein; this encodes MFSKDLFGAIVNSIHDGIIAIDPNERIIILNRSAQKILKIEGEKALGEKVREVVPNTRLPVVLRTGTPELNQLQELEDTTIVTNRMPVFDSSGRIIGAVAVFRDITEVKHLAEEVTNLRELHGLLEAIINSTQDAISVVDAQGKGILVNKAYTRIVGLTKEDVIGKPATVDIAEGESVHYQVLKTGKPIKGVPMKVGPNKREVIVHAAPIIVEGRLKGSVAVIHDVSEIKKLTEELEYVKRRMRHLEAKYTFDDILGESRAIKEAIEAAKNAAKTNATVLLRGESGTGKELFAHAIHNSSERRHNQFIRVNCSALTDSLLGSELFGYADGAFTGAKRGGRKGLFEEANGGTIFLDEIGEIGLNHQAMLLRVLNEKEIIRVGESKPIPVDVRVIAATNINLEKAVEEGRFRKDLYYRLNVVPIYIPPLRERKTDIPILAEHFIRKYNQEYGRAVEAIDKEALNVLMECDWPGNIRELENVISRAIINMEFGESVIEKRHLPRFYFQQKRNYSSASGSGGFSKPLKEIIEEAEKEAIKEALEKTGGNRNEAARILGISVRNLFYKLKKYDL
- a CDS encoding bifunctional enoyl-CoA hydratase/phosphate acetyltransferase; the encoded protein is MKSLKEMLEVASRANTKTIAIVKAEDEDVLKAVKAASDLGLINGVLIGDKEKIEPILDRLGMERRNLEIIDEKDSFKAVTLAVEMAKKGEVQALMKGLIQTRDFLKGIVSGDKSLTGGRLLSHVAVFQVPNMEKLILVTDAAMNIAPDLPQKYQIMKNSLKVAQSLGIERPKVAVLSAVEIVNPSIPSTMDAAILSKMAQRDRLDAVVDGPLALDNAVSKEACAHKGIDSPVGGDADILLVPELVSGNILYKSLVYFAKAKVAGVVVGAEVPVVLTSRADSDESKTYSIALSALID
- a CDS encoding Glu/Leu/Phe/Val family dehydrogenase, translated to MEIFKVIGEMGHEEVVFCNDPESGLKAIIAVHNTNLGPALGGCRMWSYDSEEDAIRDVLRLSRGMTYKNAMMNLPLGGGKSVIIGDPRRDKSEKLFRAFGKFVNSLGGKYITAEDVGTCPEDMKYVVQETSYVAGLDGKSGDPSPITAFGVFLGIKACCEWVYGSDDLKGKIVAVQGLGHVGMELVKLLTQAGAKLVVTDIYSDRINAAKEKYGVDAVEPDKIFDVECDIFAPCALGAVINENTVDRLKCKIVAGAANNQLKDESFAQRLTQRGILYAPDYVINGGGVINVSIEVSGETYSRELVNEKLKIIPKRLKEVFEFAEKEKVTTARAADMIAERIFMKKFNQIN
- the buk gene encoding butyrate kinase gives rise to the protein MVASGILAINPGSTSTKIAVFEGEDLVFEEKIAHSTEELSKFDSIVAQYPFRKKLILDVIKSRSYNLSNLKAVVGRGGLLKPLEGGTYAVNQRMLEDLKNCVYGEHASNLGGILAHEIGRELGIPAFIVDPVVVDELEPVAKITGIPEIRRRSVFHALNQKAVARRVARNMGKRYDELNLIVAHLGGGITVGAHKRGRVVEVNNGLDGEGPFSPERSGRLPLMDFAKLVLTKNLTINEIKKMLAGKGGLVAYFGTNDAREIKKMIQEGIEEAKLVYEAMAYQVAREIGACAAVLCGKVDAVILTGGLAHDEMLVEWIKERVSFIAPVYVFPGEDELKALAEGAVRVLSGEERPKEYV
- a CDS encoding 4Fe-4S dicluster domain-containing protein, with the protein product MKLSKIIIDKDRCKGCGLCIEVCPKKVLFFDNDSVNVLGYHPVAAKEGCIACGFCATVCPDVVFTIYREEKGGK
- a CDS encoding 3-methyl-2-oxobutanoate dehydrogenase subunit VorB; translation: MEKVLMKGNEALAEAAIRAGCKCFFGYPITPQSELPAYLAREMPKRGGVFLQAESEVAAINMVYGAAGAGVRVMTSSSSPGISLKQEGISYLCGAELPCVIVNIMRGGPGLGDIQPAQSDYFQATRGGGHGDYRTIVLAPSSVQELVDLVYDAFDLADMYRNPVLILGDGILGQMMEPVVFKERPARQLPPKDWATTGKMGRQKANVINSLYLDPVKLEEHNLKLFKKYQEIEAKEARYEILNGDDAEYFVVAYGICARIAHAAVEMAREEGIKVGLIRPITLWPYPKKAFEEVLPKAKAFLTVELSLGQMVEDVKLSVEGRAPVYFYGRTGGMVPTAEEIFEEIKKMRGLS
- a CDS encoding thiamine pyrophosphate-dependent enzyme, producing the protein MKVVFERPKSLQPVKTHYCPGCGHGVIHRLVAEVMDELGIQDKTIGVAPVGCAVLAYNYFDCDMQQAAHGRAPAVATGIKRALPDRVVFTYQGDGDLAAIGTAEIVHAAARGENITVIFVNNAIYGMTGGQMAPTTLVGQKTETSPYGRDPQMAGYPIRVCEMLATLEGPSFLARAELTDVKNINKAKSYIKKAFEMQLSGKGFSLVEILSPCPTNWGMKPKDAVDCIKHEMVKVFPPGVFKEPKEG